The Burkholderiales bacterium DNA window TCTGGCAGCTTTTCCCGGACGAAACGCGTGCGGCGCCCGCCGACGAGGTGCGTGTGCCGATGAGCGGGAAGGAGAAGCGGCTCGCGGTCATACTCGGGTGCGCGGTGCTGCTATGGGCGACCGACTTCGTCCACGGCGTGCATCCCGGCTGGGTCGGCCTGGGCGCGGGCGTCGCGACGATGATGCCGCGCATCGGCGTGATGCCGGTGGCGAGCTTCACCGAGCGCGTGAAGCTCACGCCCTTCTTCTATATCGCGTCGATACTCGGCCTGGGTGCGATCATGGTGGAGACCGGTCTGAGCCGGGCGCTGGGCGAAGCGCTGCAGCAGGGCCTGTCGCTCGAGCGCGGACACGATGCGACGAACTTCGGCGTACTGGTGCTGCTGTCGACCGCGACCGGGATGGTCGTGACCAACGTCGCGCAGCCTGCGCTGCTCGCGCCGCTCGCGGGCTCTTTCGCGGAAGCCGCCGGTTGGCCGCTCAAGGCGGTGCTGATGACCGCTGTGCTCGGCTTCACGACCGCGATCTTTCCGTATCAGGTCCCGCCGATGATGGTCGGGGCGCAGGTCGCGGGGTTGAGGCTGCGTGAGGTGCTGCGGATATCCGTGCCGCTCACGCTCGGGAGCTTCCTGGTGCTGCTGCCGCTGGATTACCTGTGGTGGCGCGTCATCGGGTATTTCGGGTAGTTTCGGTTCAAACCGGGGTCAGACCCCGATGAAGCCGGGGTCTGACCCAAAC harbors:
- a CDS encoding SLC13 family permease; its protein translation is MLVAAAAVIFFLPPPAGYTAQTMHAGALSLLVVGLWALGALPEYIVALLFFLLAMVFAIAPAHVVFSGFASGTLWLVLGGLIVAEAVNVTGLGLRFARLLVGGRAMSYRTLIAAVALVSTLLCIVMPATISRILLLLPIMGALAQRLGLKPGSRGYAGVALAVIMTNYQVGTAFLPANAPNLVLAGAAETLYRTTFIYGEWLLVQLPVMGVLKALMIVAVVWQLFPDETRAAPADEVRVPMSGKEKRLAVILGCAVLLWATDFVHGVHPGWVGLGAGVATMMPRIGVMPVASFTERVKLTPFFYIASILGLGAIMVETGLSRALGEALQQGLSLERGHDATNFGVLVLLSTATGMVVTNVAQPALLAPLAGSFAEAAGWPLKAVLMTAVLGFTTAIFPYQVPPMMVGAQVAGLRLREVLRISVPLTLGSFLVLLPLDYLWWRVIGYFG